A window of Symphalangus syndactylus isolate Jambi chromosome 24, NHGRI_mSymSyn1-v2.1_pri, whole genome shotgun sequence contains these coding sequences:
- the LOC129474544 gene encoding adrenodoxin, mitochondrial-like, giving the protein MAAAGGARLLRAASAVLGDLAGRWLHHAMSRTGASGLLRSRGLGGSAEVSRPLSVSAGVRSSSEDKITVHFINRDGETLTTKVEVGDSLLDIVVEGRKKNLDIDGFGACEGTLACSTCHLIFEDHIYEKLDAITDEENDMLDLAYGLTDHGLGCQICLTKSMDDMTVRVPETVADARQSIDVGKTS; this is encoded by the exons ATGGCTGCCGCTGGGGGCGCCCGGCTGCTGCGCGCCGCTTCTGCGGTCCTCGGTGACCTGGCCGGCCGGTGGCTGCACCACGCCATGTCCCGCACTGGAGCCAGCGGCCTGCTGAGGAGCCGGGGGCTGGGCGGGAGCGCGGAGGTGAGCCGGCCGCTGAGCGTGTCGGCAGGGGTGCGGAGCAGCTCAGAAGATAAAATAACAGTCCACTTTATAAACCGTGATGGTGAAACATTAACAACCAAAGTTGAAGTTGGTGATTCTCTGCTAGACATTGTGGTTgaagggcgca aaaagaatctagATATTGATGGCTTTGGTGCATGTGAGGGAACCCTGGCTTGTTCAACCTGTCACCTCATCTTTGAAGATCACATATATGAGAAGTTAGATGCAATCACTGATGAGGAGAATGACATGCTCGATCTGGCATATGGACTAACAGATCACGGGTTGGGCTGCCAAATCTGCTTGACAAAATCTATGGACGATATGACTGTTCGAGTGCCTGAAACAGTGGCTGATGCCAGACAATCCATTGATGTGGGCAAGACCTCCTGA